One genomic segment of Clostridium estertheticum subsp. estertheticum includes these proteins:
- a CDS encoding tyrosine-type recombinase/integrase yields MQYNITYREKDGGWQYIVSYKDSNGKWKQKSKQGFEKSRIGKQQAKEEALKTIDKLNKDISLNVPSEFEGISFNEFGKSYLKHNKLYNAYKTIQSTQTVLNRFSDLDDMELSKITTLDIQKVVDTLTGEDLNPNTIKYYLKKLTIIFNAAKNQYSIIDAIPTKNIRVNKSKEINKKALTEDEVSNLLNVYKDSKYFLLVFIAAKTGMRIGEVLGLKWNDINSVDNIINVERQWKKDENGKFDFGTLKSNNSYRSIPISKSICKELLAHKNVIQLNNRIFEFENKDNVIAALDKSLKRNGFNITIHELRHTYATKLIANGMDYKTAASILGHSVQLTIKTYSHVNNDMLNKAKELIENIF; encoded by the coding sequence TTGCAATACAACATTACTTACAGAGAGAAAGACGGTGGGTGGCAATATATTGTTTCCTATAAGGATAGTAATGGCAAATGGAAGCAAAAAAGCAAACAAGGATTTGAAAAAAGTAGAATCGGTAAACAACAAGCTAAAGAGGAAGCCTTAAAAACTATAGATAAGTTAAATAAAGATATTAGTTTAAATGTTCCTAGTGAATTTGAGGGTATATCATTTAATGAATTTGGAAAAAGCTATTTAAAACATAACAAATTATATAATGCATACAAAACTATTCAATCAACTCAAACGGTCTTGAATAGATTTTCAGATTTAGACGATATGGAGTTATCTAAGATAACTACTCTTGATATACAAAAGGTAGTTGATACCCTTACTGGAGAAGATTTGAACCCGAATACAATAAAATACTACCTTAAGAAACTCACAATTATTTTTAATGCAGCTAAAAATCAGTATAGCATTATAGATGCTATTCCAACTAAAAATATTAGAGTGAATAAATCAAAAGAAATTAATAAAAAAGCACTTACGGAAGATGAAGTCAGCAATTTATTGAATGTTTATAAAGATAGCAAATACTTTTTATTAGTATTTATAGCTGCCAAAACAGGTATGAGAATTGGTGAGGTGTTGGGTCTTAAATGGAATGATATTAACAGTGTAGATAATATTATTAATGTAGAGCGTCAATGGAAAAAAGATGAAAACGGGAAATTTGATTTCGGAACATTAAAAAGTAATAATTCTTATAGAAGTATTCCTATTTCAAAATCAATTTGTAAGGAATTATTAGCACATAAAAATGTAATACAATTAAATAATAGAATATTTGAATTTGAAAATAAAGATAATGTCATTGCTGCACTTGATAAATCTCTAAAACGTAATGGATTTAATATCACAATACATGAACTAAGACATACGTATGCTACTAAACTCATTGCGAATGGAATGGATTATAAAACAGCTGCTAGTATATTAGGACACAGTGTACAACTAACAATAAAAACTTACTCACATGTTAATAATGACATGCTAAATAAAGCAAAAGAATTAATCGAAAATATCTTTTAA